The sequence TGATATCGTTATTGGAGGGTTGACCGCCTATGAACTTCAAAAATACTATTCGGATAAAAGCGAGTTGTATCTCTATGACATTGCTGTAAAGGCTGCGTTTCATAATCAAGGTGTAGGAAAGAGATTGATCAACTATTTAAAGAATACCAGTATTGGTGTTGAAACCATTTTCGTAGATGCTCATTCTGAAGATGTTCAAGCTGTAAAATTTTACGAATCTACTTTTGGACCTGGTGAAAAGGTAGATCATTTTACTTTTGACACCATCAGTCCGAAAAACAGTTAAAAGGTGGATTTTCCTTACGATAAAAACTATTCATTATCTGGTATCTTTGGAGTTATGCTAGATTATTATTTGGTTAAAAACCAAACTAGTACACTTAAATCAAAATCAACAACCTCCTAAAATAAATAACATGAAACATGTATTTTCTATTTTCCTAATTGTTCTGCTGGTCTCCTGCGATTCTTCTGATAAAAAAGTGACGTATGCAGCCAAAGACCATAATGTATACATGAGGGGAAATCTTGCGGGGAAACACTCCAGTTCTTTGGATGCTGAAGGAAACTATGTCTACACTTTTGAATATAATGATAGGGGAAGAGGTCCTGAGATTGAAGAAAAAATAAAGCTAAATGACAAGGGGTCCATTGCCTCTCTACAGATATCTGGGGTTAATTATCTAAAGGATACCATCTCTGAGGTTTTTGACTATAGTGAGAAAAAGGCAAGTTGGAAAAGTACCTCAGAGCAAGGAAATATTGTGTCTGATGGAAATCCTTTTTACGCCAGTGTAAACAGCACTTTGGGTGATACCGAGCTATTGATTAGAAAACTGTTGACTTCTCCGGAACATTCTGTGGAACTGTTGCCAAGCGGAACTGCAAAAATTGCAACCATTGA is a genomic window of Flagellimonas sp. CMM7 containing:
- a CDS encoding GNAT family N-acetyltransferase; protein product: MTAKEEIQILRLGNSDLELFIKLVELFNEVFDEYHTIASKNHLVNLLQKSEFYVIVAIKNDIVIGGLTAYELQKYYSDKSELYLYDIAVKAAFHNQGVGKRLINYLKNTSIGVETIFVDAHSEDVQAVKFYESTFGPGEKVDHFTFDTISPKNS